The region TGAACTTTGTTTTCTTCGTCTTTTTCTTTGACTTGGGTTTCTTAACAACCGGTTCATTCCTGCTCAGATGGGAAGAATAagaagtaaatgaccattttaccctttacacATTAGGAAATGAGAAATGAGACCTAAAAGCTTTTCAGAATACAAACTTACTTCAGTGAGTCAGATTCCTCAAGTTCCTTTTCTCTAGCTTCCATTTCACGCTCTTCCATCAACTACAAACCATTAAAAAAGTAAAGATAACTGTTTAAGAGTACCTATTAAAAATTAACGTAAAATTACCAAACTACCCCTACCTGATGTTCAGCCAACGCCTTGACTTGTTCTTGGTATACTTTAGTCGCAAACTCAGTATCCCATGCTGATAATAACATCACAAAAAGTTGTAAGAAAACTAGTTACCGAAATAAAATGTAAAATTTCCAAGCTACCCCTAGTGGTAATAACGAGAGCACAAAGAAGGAGCTTACTTTCATAAACTAAAGGTTCCTCGTCATCATCACCTTCAGCTTCCATATCCTCCTTTAACTTCTCAATATGATCCAACTCCCATTCCTCTCCCTCAAATCTATCCTTTGACTCAATAACCACATTATCAACAATCGGGTCCCACATCTCAAGAAACCGAACCGCATACCGATCAATCGGACGCAATTGATTCTCAAAAGACAAAATCTCCTGCCCCGAGGCTGCAGCCGCCACAGCCATCTGTTTCACATCATCCGCCatgtcatcatcatcaccatcatcaccctTGACCAAAGTCAAACCCGGGTCCCCATTCGGGTCACTACAAACAACCATTTCCCGATTATTACCCTCCACCTGTCCCGTTCCCAACTCCTCAAATTTTCCATCTTCTTCATTCAAAAGCTCATCATCTTCAAGTTTCCCAATCGCTTCTTCAGTAAACTCCTGGTTGTCCACAGCCTCTTCCTGCTCCACTTTCTTCAACGCCATGTAATCCGCTTCATCTTCCGCATGTTTCAACGCCGCCTCAACATCGGCATTCGACACTGGAACCGGAACTGGAATCGCAACTCCGGAACCGGAATTCTTCCCGTGACCGGAAAACAACTCCAAAGGATCAAGCTTCTTAAAAAACTCAGTGTTATACTCCCCACTCTGAATCACCAAATCATCTAAAGCCCGTTTCTGTTTCGCCTTTTTCAAAATATTCTCTTCAATCGTGCTTTCACTGATCAATCTATAAATATGCACTTCACGTGTTTGCCCAATCCTATGACACCGATCTTGAGCTTGTTGATCCATGGCTGGATTCCaatcactatcatagaaaattacCGTATCGGCCCCGACAAGATTAATCCCGACCCCACCACTCCGGGTAGacaaaatgaaaagaaaatactTCGGGTTTGTATTGAACCGTTGCATTAATGTCTGCCTCTCTTCGGGCTGGGTCGACCCGTCTAACCGCATGTAAGTGTACCCGTATATATTTATAAAAGCTTCCAAAACATCAAGCATTTTTGTCATTTGAGTGAAAATCAAAGCCCGATGACCTTCCGATTTTAACCTTCTTAACAAAACCGCAAGCTCTTGAAGTTTACCACAATCAAACTGTATTAACCGCCTATCGGGAAAGTAAACTTGCCGCCTGACAATGGCGGGTCTGATCGGTGTTAATAGTGGGGACAAAAGTGTCAAACATTTTGTTTTATAATCTTGGTTGACAAACACAGTGGTGCCCGATTTGCTGCACCACCCGACCGGTGGTGGTGCTCGGGCAGCAGGGATCGCAAACATGAAACTTTCAACCTGGTCAGCCATTTGATTGAACCGGTCAACCGGAGAAAACACAATGTCATGTAAACCCGTAAGGGTAGAAACGGAATTTTCCACCGAAACAATTTCCCGTAAACCCGTTGAATACATTGGTTTTCTACGGGCCCGCAACGAATTCCACCATGCAACCGATTTGGCCCGTGCTTTCATTTCTTTGAGTCTCTCTTCCATGAGCGCTTTTTGAATCTCTTCAAAGATGTTAAACCCGGTTGACCCAGTCTTGATCTCGAGTCGACTCATGGATTCTTCTACTACACGTGATTTGATTAGTTCTGAAGGTGTGGCGATTGATTCAACTTCTTCGGTTTCCCATGATGTCATGTCAAAATCAAGATGAGTAAACACAAACCCTAATCCAGTAAGATCAACGGTTGAAAACGGACTGGATTCAAGAACCGAGCAAACCGAAGAACAAAATTGGGTTTCGATTCCATTCATATCAAATGAACTGATAATCGGGCGACCTTCGAATAAATCCGGATGATTACAAACTTTTCTTAATTGCATTATAACACTAATCATCCCGAAAAAGTTAGAACTTTGAAGGGTTGCTTGAGTCTCTGAGCTGGCAATGAAATCTTCATAGAGATTTCGTTGTCTACGCGAGAGTCTACAGTAGATAACATGTTCGTGTTTTGAAGGTAATTGTTTTTCAACATCCCGTTTCAGTCGCCGGAGGATAAATGGCCGGAGAACATTATGCAACCGGTCAACAACTTCTTTGTTGACTTTTTCTTGACCTTCAACCATTCCTGTTATCGGATTACTAAACCAATCTTTAAACTCTTGATGAGATTGAAATATATGTGGCATCAAGAAATGCATTAGAGACCATAACTCCATGAGATCGTTCTGTAAAGGGGTACCCGTTAAAAGTATGCGTCTTTTTGTGTTGAAATTCAAAAGTGTTTGCCATCTTTGAGACTTCCAGTTCTTTATCAAATGGGCTTCATCCAAAATCAAGTATCTCCATTTTTTTCTCTTGAAAATCTTGGAATCTTGAATAACGAGTCTGTAGGTTGTGATGCaaacatgaaaagaatttggTTTCAACCACCCTTGTCTTTTATGTTTCCGTTCTTTTGCACTTCCAAAATATGTCAAGATTTTGAAAGCAGGACACCATTTTAGAAACTCGGTTTCCCAATTGAGCATGACACTTGTGGGGACCACAATCAGATGTGGGCCCCATATACCCTTTTCGCATGCCAGGTGTGCAAGAAGCGCGATTGTCATGATTGTTTTCCCAAGTCCCATTTCATCTGCTAAAATCCCATTAAGTCTTTTTTCATACATTGTTACAAGCCAATCTAACCCGATGTGTTGGTATTCACGAAGAGAGAATTTTAATAGAAAAGGGTATTTTGTCCTGACTTTGGTTGTTAAAAAGGTGTTCCCTGTCGGCTGTGCTGACCTGGCGGCAGCGGCTGCGTCAGCGATGATGTCATCGTTCTCCCCGTCATCATCAGCAATCTCATCTGGCTTCTCTTCCTGATCGGGAACTTCAATTTCGGAGCCTGAATCATTTTCATCACTTTGAATAGTGTCTGGATCCTGttgaaaataaaatttgagacaAAAAGAAAAGAAGATTAGAATGTATCTAGAAGTTTCTAGAAGCAAGTTTTCATTTTTATCAACATACCTGTCTATACCTTGCAAGCAACTCCTCTATTGGAATTTCACTATCCTTTTGCAACATTGCAAGCTGAAAGATGATAGCTTGGTTTATAAGATTCATttcaacttttaaatttttatactaataataatataatcatgGGATTAATGTAATAATAAGATAAAAATGTGCAGCCAAATCATTCACCTCATCTACTGAATCATGATTTTCAGTCTTTGCTAGTTCTTCTTCCTCCAATAAGGTCGTTTCATCATCCTGTAAATCCAAATACAGATAATGAAATAACATGTTTATGTTATTAGATAAATTCAGAAatcaaaaacataataaatcTCATAACTATGTATACTTAATCATATCATGATaattagataacataccttttcctCTCCATTTGCAAGTACAAAGTCGACATCCTCCTACATAAAAGAAATCATGAAATCATATGAGTATTTGGTATATGTGAAGACAagatgtttcttttttacttacaTTTTCATCATTGAAGTCCAATTCCAAATACTTTTTTTGCTTCTTAAGACCTTTACGTTTTCTAACATAATGTTCTTTGACTTCTGGATGATGATTTTCTAAAACTGATAATCCGCCATTACTTTCAGCCTGCAATAAGAGCAAGAAAAGTATGATGCTCAACAGTGAAGTACTTCACATTTTAGGTTAGTAACCATAATGAGGACCTACAACTTACACAATGACGACTCTCTTTCAATCCAAGGTCAGAATTGTCATTTCCATTACCTGCAAAAAACAAATCAGTTATAAAATATGATTATATGAACACGCTATTAATAATTaaattcaaacaacattacttaCACAGTAAGTTGTCCTCTGGTGCATGGGCTAGTTCTGCTTCACCTTCAGTCTTTCCTGGAGTACTTTCTGaaaatattttcatattaaaagaTAAAAGAATAAAAGTTAAAACCACCATACACATCCAATGAGAAGATGATATGTGGCAGaagaagaagctcacaagaactAACCTTCATTAACAGTATAACGACGAAGTAATTCCTCAAGGGGTAAATCCATTTCATTTTGCAAAGCTGTTAATTCCTCTCGCCTTTCATCTTCTGTTATGAGGGCTTCATCTTCCTCAAGGGTATGCTCGTCATCTTCCTAAAGCAGCAATAAAATCGAGATATTTGAGCTCAACTTCAGCTCATATGAAAT is a window of Lactuca sativa cultivar Salinas chromosome 1, Lsat_Salinas_v11, whole genome shotgun sequence DNA encoding:
- the LOC111914911 gene encoding protein PHOTOPERIOD-INDEPENDENT EARLY FLOWERING 1 isoform X1, producing the protein MASKGPRSRLDHETRAKRQKALEPPKEPQRPRTHWDHLLEEMVWLSKDFESERKFKLGLAKRIAIRASKGMVDQATRGERRVKEEELRMKKVALNISKDVKKFWTKIEKLVLYKHRLELDQKKKKALDKQLEFLLGQTERYSTMLAENLVDSSPHQHVQLSSVQEQRPAIEYKDQSDVNGCAEPNVESQSNILETDEDYKAENEPEDDEHTLEEDEALITEDERREELTALQNEMDLPLEELLRRYTVNEESTPGKTEGEAELAHAPEDNLLCNGNDNSDLGLKESRHCAESNGGLSVLENHHPEVKEHYVRKRKGLKKQKKYLELDFNDENEDVDFVLANGEEKDDETTLLEEEELAKTENHDSVDELAMLQKDSEIPIEELLARYRQDPDTIQSDENDSGSEIEVPDQEEKPDEIADDDGENDDIIADAAAAARSAQPTGNTFLTTKVRTKYPFLLKFSLREYQHIGLDWLVTMYEKRLNGILADEMGLGKTIMTIALLAHLACEKGIWGPHLIVVPTSVMLNWETEFLKWCPAFKILTYFGSAKERKHKRQGWLKPNSFHVCITTYRLVIQDSKIFKRKKWRYLILDEAHLIKNWKSQRWQTLLNFNTKRRILLTGTPLQNDLMELWSLMHFLMPHIFQSHQEFKDWFSNPITGMVEGQEKVNKEVVDRLHNVLRPFILRRLKRDVEKQLPSKHEHVIYCRLSRRQRNLYEDFIASSETQATLQSSNFFGMISVIMQLRKVCNHPDLFEGRPIISSFDMNGIETQFCSSVCSVLESSPFSTVDLTGLGFVFTHLDFDMTSWETEEVESIATPSELIKSRVVEESMSRLEIKTGSTGFNIFEEIQKALMEERLKEMKARAKSVAWWNSLRARRKPMYSTGLREIVSVENSVSTLTGLHDIVFSPVDRFNQMADQVESFMFAIPAARAPPPVGWCSKSGTTVFVNQDYKTKCLTLLSPLLTPIRPAIVRRQVYFPDRRLIQFDCGKLQELAVLLRRLKSEGHRALIFTQMTKMLDVLEAFINIYGYTYMRLDGSTQPEERQTLMQRFNTNPKYFLFILSTRSGGVGINLVGADTVIFYDSDWNPAMDQQAQDRCHRIGQTREVHIYRLISESTIEENILKKAKQKRALDDLVIQSGEYNTEFFKKLDPLELFSGHGKNSGSGVAIPVPVPVSNADVEAALKHAEDEADYMALKKVEQEEAVDNQEFTEEAIGKLEDDELLNEEDGKFEELGTGQVEGNNREMVVCSDPNGDPGLTLVKGDDGDDDDMADDVKQMAVAAAASGQEILSFENQLRPIDRYAVRFLEMWDPIVDNVVIESKDRFEGEEWELDHIEKLKEDMEAEGDDDEEPLVYETWDTEFATKVYQEQVKALAEHQLMEEREMEAREKELEESDSLKNEPVVKKPKSKKKTKKTKFKSLKKEALSSETKPINIESPIEFDDDYVDDEIIFLKKRKKPLDESTSEVKSSSKKSKKPKKTPEPIPLDMDSNSLIEQQDEPRDLKPCVNNNLEIDHKPVIRGKTGLKISVTTMPVKRVMTIRLEKLKKGSIWPNDCVPTPDSWLSSEDAMLCAVVHEYGVNWSLASEILNGMTAGGFYRGIVRHPVHCCERYRELVQRHVLSISDNNVHNEKASNVGVGKALLRVTEEHAKALLDMVSELPDQAYTLQKHFFHLLTSVWRSTARSGHRKTPLSLRTGQRVNHTSRDPVRSQLERMEFTNLRQISRLVSDALESSQNIPREDRVSSFSERREVRPVGQLGITLEFPPGRDDQSVPLPSVVSLSINDMESVLPENLPVGGNHCFRSSKDTVECRFRDASRAAIDGGLGLPPSASPATDVKSRTPAKSQLSGKHHRNPELPSKSSKSKSRKAITDSNEAFSLLRDPNLQPSMPPVNLCSRFDTDTESSMDDFLSASSIDLGNEVSFDIVPHDYDPGFTWGLEDCLLSREFTDIG
- the LOC111914911 gene encoding protein PHOTOPERIOD-INDEPENDENT EARLY FLOWERING 1 isoform X2, which produces MDLPLEELLRRYTVNEESTPGKTEGEAELAHAPEDNLLCNGNDNSDLGLKESRHCAESNGGLSVLENHHPEVKEHYVRKRKGLKKQKKYLELDFNDENEDVDFVLANGEEKDDETTLLEEEELAKTENHDSVDELAMLQKDSEIPIEELLARYRQDPDTIQSDENDSGSEIEVPDQEEKPDEIADDDGENDDIIADAAAAARSAQPTGNTFLTTKVRTKYPFLLKFSLREYQHIGLDWLVTMYEKRLNGILADEMGLGKTIMTIALLAHLACEKGIWGPHLIVVPTSVMLNWETEFLKWCPAFKILTYFGSAKERKHKRQGWLKPNSFHVCITTYRLVIQDSKIFKRKKWRYLILDEAHLIKNWKSQRWQTLLNFNTKRRILLTGTPLQNDLMELWSLMHFLMPHIFQSHQEFKDWFSNPITGMVEGQEKVNKEVVDRLHNVLRPFILRRLKRDVEKQLPSKHEHVIYCRLSRRQRNLYEDFIASSETQATLQSSNFFGMISVIMQLRKVCNHPDLFEGRPIISSFDMNGIETQFCSSVCSVLESSPFSTVDLTGLGFVFTHLDFDMTSWETEEVESIATPSELIKSRVVEESMSRLEIKTGSTGFNIFEEIQKALMEERLKEMKARAKSVAWWNSLRARRKPMYSTGLREIVSVENSVSTLTGLHDIVFSPVDRFNQMADQVESFMFAIPAARAPPPVGWCSKSGTTVFVNQDYKTKCLTLLSPLLTPIRPAIVRRQVYFPDRRLIQFDCGKLQELAVLLRRLKSEGHRALIFTQMTKMLDVLEAFINIYGYTYMRLDGSTQPEERQTLMQRFNTNPKYFLFILSTRSGGVGINLVGADTVIFYDSDWNPAMDQQAQDRCHRIGQTREVHIYRLISESTIEENILKKAKQKRALDDLVIQSGEYNTEFFKKLDPLELFSGHGKNSGSGVAIPVPVPVSNADVEAALKHAEDEADYMALKKVEQEEAVDNQEFTEEAIGKLEDDELLNEEDGKFEELGTGQVEGNNREMVVCSDPNGDPGLTLVKGDDGDDDDMADDVKQMAVAAAASGQEILSFENQLRPIDRYAVRFLEMWDPIVDNVVIESKDRFEGEEWELDHIEKLKEDMEAEGDDDEEPLVYETWDTEFATKVYQEQVKALAEHQLMEEREMEAREKELEESDSLKNEPVVKKPKSKKKTKKTKFKSLKKEALSSETKPINIESPIEFDDDYVDDEIIFLKKRKKPLDESTSEVKSSSKKSKKPKKTPEPIPLDMDSNSLIEQQDEPRDLKPCVNNNLEIDHKPVIRGKTGLKISVTTMPVKRVMTIRLEKLKKGSIWPNDCVPTPDSWLSSEDAMLCAVVHEYGVNWSLASEILNGMTAGGFYRGIVRHPVHCCERYRELVQRHVLSISDNNVHNEKASNVGVGKALLRVTEEHAKALLDMVSELPDQAYTLQKHFFHLLTSVWRSTARSGHRKTPLSLRTGQRVNHTSRDPVRSQLERMEFTNLRQISRLVSDALESSQNIPREDRVSSFSERREVRPVGQLGITLEFPPGRDDQSVPLPSVVSLSINDMESVLPENLPVGGNHCFRSSKDTVECRFRDASRAAIDGGLGLPPSASPATDVKSRTPAKSQLSGKHHRNPELPSKSSKSKSRKAITDSNEAFSLLRDPNLQPSMPPVNLCSRFDTDTESSMDDFLSASSIDLGNEVSFDIVPHDYDPGFTWGLEDCLLSREFTDIG